In a genomic window of Spirosoma agri:
- a CDS encoding putative hexosyltransferase — MMVTPLRLLWLITSATAYIIIAYTISRQQFDWLIVLLTGLFLWYWWVLTLDQHGRGVGGEGNRFLFSAAILFRLALLFAMPRLSDDVYRFVWDGRLLSHGFNPYLYLPNSIVNTKIAQLANLYGDLFRHLNSPAYFTVYPPLNQILFGVAARLSSNSLFWNVVWLRVPILLSDIGSLWLLTKLLRQLGRSPNLALLYGLNPLVILELTGNLHFEAVMIFFTLLAAWWLLQDNQSWLSVLKSAGALALAIGSKLLPLVLLPIIVRWLGWRKGIVYAILTGLFTIVQFVSFASLELVQNIFSSVNLYFQKFEFNASIYYVLRAIGYWFKGYNAIGFIGFWLSVTTTLSMLWISFRWRTVSIPAQVLAVLTLYFAFATTVHPWYITTLVAAAVFTRFRYPLVWSALIPLSYCTYRAVPYQENLWLTAIEYSVVFAFLVAEIRRRSEKMLAR; from the coding sequence ATGATGGTAACTCCGCTTCGTTTGCTCTGGCTCATCACATCGGCCACTGCGTACATCATAATCGCTTACACAATTTCCCGTCAGCAATTCGATTGGCTAATCGTTCTGCTGACGGGATTGTTTTTGTGGTATTGGTGGGTGCTTACCCTCGACCAGCATGGGAGAGGGGTCGGGGGTGAGGGAAACCGCTTTCTATTCAGCGCGGCAATCCTGTTCAGACTTGCCTTGCTCTTTGCTATGCCCCGGCTCTCCGATGATGTTTATCGATTCGTGTGGGATGGGCGGCTGCTCTCGCATGGCTTCAACCCGTATCTGTACCTGCCCAATTCGATTGTCAATACAAAAATAGCTCAGCTTGCCAATCTGTACGGAGACCTGTTCCGACACCTTAACTCTCCCGCTTATTTCACCGTCTATCCGCCACTGAATCAGATTCTTTTTGGTGTAGCAGCGAGGCTGTCGTCCAACAGTTTATTCTGGAATGTCGTTTGGCTTCGTGTGCCAATTCTGCTTAGCGACATAGGTTCATTGTGGCTCCTGACGAAACTGTTACGCCAATTGGGGCGCAGTCCTAATCTGGCGCTGCTGTACGGACTGAATCCGCTGGTCATCCTCGAACTGACTGGAAATCTGCATTTCGAGGCTGTCATGATTTTCTTTACCCTGTTGGCTGCCTGGTGGCTTTTGCAAGACAACCAGTCCTGGTTGAGCGTACTAAAATCAGCGGGCGCGCTGGCGCTGGCTATTGGGTCGAAATTGTTGCCGCTGGTGCTACTGCCGATTATTGTTCGGTGGCTGGGATGGCGGAAAGGGATTGTTTATGCTATCTTGACCGGTCTGTTTACGATCGTTCAGTTTGTCTCCTTTGCCAGTCTCGAACTGGTGCAGAACATATTCTCCAGCGTCAATCTCTATTTCCAGAAGTTTGAGTTCAATGCCAGTATCTATTACGTTTTACGCGCCATTGGTTACTGGTTTAAAGGGTACAATGCCATTGGATTTATCGGTTTCTGGCTGTCCGTCACGACAACGCTGAGTATGCTGTGGATTTCGTTCCGGTGGCGTACCGTGTCTATTCCGGCACAGGTACTGGCGGTGCTGACACTCTATTTTGCCTTTGCTACCACGGTTCATCCCTGGTATATCACGACGCTTGTAGCCGCTGCCGTTTTCACCCGCTTTCGCTATCCCCTCGTTTGGTCTGCATTGATTCCGTTATCGTATTGTACCTACCGAGCCGTGCCGTATCAGGAAAATCTTTGGCTAACAGCAATTGAGTACAGCGTGGTGTTCGCTTTTCTGGTAGCGGAGATCAGGCGACGGAGCGAAAAGATGCTGGCCCGGTGA
- a CDS encoding SAM hydrolase/SAM-dependent halogenase family protein, producing MKPAYTATVLLLFGFLQFARAQNGIVVFQSDFGLKDGAVSAMKGVAMGVSSELKLFDLTHEIPAYNIWEAAYRLHQTVSYYPKGTVFVSVCDPGVGTDRHSVVLLTKSGHYIVTPDNGTLTLVAENLGIGEIREIDEAVNRLKNSNESYTFHGRDVYAYTAARLASRTITFQQVGSTVRNDVVRLPYQKADYANGVLKGTIPALDVQYGNVWTNIPKAMLAQLNAKPGEAVRIQIMHNDSTVYDKSVRLVNTFGEAPIGADVAYINSLLNFSIAVNQGNFSGKYNVFSGADWKIVVSK from the coding sequence ATGAAGCCAGCTTACACCGCTACCGTTTTACTTCTTTTTGGTTTCCTGCAATTTGCCCGCGCCCAGAATGGCATTGTCGTTTTTCAATCGGATTTTGGGCTGAAAGACGGGGCCGTATCAGCCATGAAGGGCGTGGCGATGGGTGTATCGTCCGAGCTAAAGCTGTTCGATTTGACGCACGAAATTCCCGCTTATAACATCTGGGAGGCCGCTTACCGGCTGCATCAAACCGTTTCGTACTACCCGAAGGGAACGGTTTTTGTCTCGGTCTGCGACCCCGGCGTTGGTACGGATCGTCATTCGGTAGTGCTGCTTACGAAGTCAGGTCATTATATTGTGACACCCGATAACGGTACACTGACACTGGTTGCAGAAAATCTGGGTATTGGTGAGATTCGGGAAATTGACGAAGCGGTCAATCGACTGAAGAACTCGAACGAATCCTACACGTTTCATGGTCGCGATGTATATGCGTATACGGCGGCCCGACTGGCATCCCGAACCATTACATTTCAGCAGGTCGGTTCAACCGTGCGCAACGATGTCGTGCGTTTGCCGTACCAAAAGGCGGACTACGCAAATGGCGTGCTCAAAGGAACGATTCCTGCGCTTGATGTTCAGTACGGCAATGTCTGGACCAACATACCAAAAGCCATGCTGGCGCAACTCAATGCCAAACCCGGTGAGGCCGTACGCATTCAGATTATGCACAACGATTCGACCGTCTATGACAAGTCAGTTCGGCTAGTGAATACGTTTGGCGAAGCCCCCATTGGTGCTGATGTAGCCTATATCAACAGCCTACTGAATTTCTCGATTGCCGTGAATCAGGGTAATTTCTCGGGGAAGTACAATGTGTTTAGCGGAGCCGACTGGAAAATTGTTGTTAGTAAGTAG
- a CDS encoding S9 family peptidase: MIRTCFTFITTLTLYSMTQAQTPTTGTGTPKAPKAAVKPKELITNGHKRIDNYYYLNERENPEVIKYLNAENTYLDQVLAPVKGLQDKLFEEMKSRIKQQDESVPYKEGHYYYYTRFITGGEYPIYCRKKGSLQGTEEIMFDGNAMAKGHNYYQIGGYEISDNDQLAIFAEDTVSRRLYTLRIKNLKTGTIYPEAIEDTEAGSFAWATDNKTLFYIKKDPQTLLGYQVYRHVLGTDPKTDVLVYEEPDNQFYMGLGRSKSKKYITIGSDHNGVSTEYRLLEANQPLGEFKVFLPRQKGHEYDIVHYQNKFYVRTNWKAENFRLMEVPEGKTADRTAWKEVIAHRPDVFLANMDVFTNHLVLDERKAGLTNIRIINQQTKADEYLDFGEPAYVAGISYNPDFNTNVLRYSYSSLTTPGSVFDYNMDTQTKTLMKQQEVLGGFDKTNYVSERVFVTARDGVDVPVSLVYRKGTPKDGSAPLLQYSYGSYGYSTDPGFSSTRLSLLDRGFIFAIAHIRGGQEMGRRWYEDGKMLKKKNTFNDFVDVSEYLIKNKYTSAATLFAMGGSAGGLLMGAIVNQAPQLYRGVVAAVPFVDVVTTMLDESIPLTTGEFEEWGNPKQQPYYEYMLSYSPYDNVEKKAYPNMLVTTGLHDSQVQYWEPAKWVAKLRAMKTDTNQLLLHTNMEAGHGGASGRFQALKEIALEYAFILNLVDQRQ, from the coding sequence ATGATACGAACGTGTTTTACGTTTATCACCACGCTTACGCTGTACAGCATGACACAAGCTCAAACACCGACCACAGGAACAGGAACCCCGAAGGCTCCAAAGGCTGCGGTTAAACCGAAAGAATTAATTACCAACGGCCACAAGCGGATCGATAACTATTACTACCTTAACGAGCGCGAAAATCCGGAGGTCATCAAGTACCTCAACGCCGAAAACACCTATCTGGATCAGGTACTGGCCCCGGTCAAAGGCTTACAGGACAAGCTTTTTGAGGAGATGAAAAGCCGCATTAAGCAGCAGGACGAGTCGGTTCCCTACAAAGAAGGCCATTACTACTATTACACCCGATTCATCACCGGGGGCGAATACCCAATCTACTGCCGCAAAAAAGGGTCATTGCAAGGCACCGAAGAAATTATGTTCGACGGCAACGCGATGGCCAAAGGGCATAACTACTACCAGATTGGTGGCTACGAGATTTCGGACAACGATCAACTGGCCATTTTTGCGGAAGATACGGTTAGCCGCCGTCTCTACACGCTGCGGATAAAGAACTTGAAAACCGGCACAATTTATCCGGAGGCCATCGAGGATACGGAAGCGGGCAGTTTCGCCTGGGCGACCGACAATAAGACGCTGTTCTACATCAAGAAAGACCCGCAGACACTACTGGGCTATCAGGTCTATCGGCACGTTTTAGGCACTGATCCCAAAACCGACGTGCTGGTCTATGAAGAACCCGATAACCAGTTTTATATGGGTCTGGGTCGGTCAAAATCAAAAAAGTACATCACCATTGGCTCCGATCATAACGGCGTTTCGACGGAATACCGCCTGCTGGAAGCCAATCAGCCGCTGGGTGAGTTTAAGGTATTCCTGCCGCGCCAGAAAGGCCACGAGTACGACATCGTTCATTACCAGAACAAGTTCTATGTTCGTACGAACTGGAAAGCGGAAAACTTCCGGCTGATGGAAGTACCCGAAGGTAAAACCGCCGACCGCACGGCATGGAAAGAAGTGATTGCCCACCGGCCCGATGTGTTCCTGGCCAACATGGACGTATTCACCAATCACCTCGTTCTGGACGAACGCAAAGCCGGACTGACTAATATTCGGATCATCAATCAGCAAACCAAGGCGGACGAGTACCTGGACTTTGGCGAACCCGCTTACGTTGCGGGCATCAGCTACAACCCGGATTTCAACACCAACGTGTTGCGCTACAGCTATTCATCGCTGACAACGCCCGGTTCTGTCTTCGATTACAACATGGATACCCAAACCAAAACGCTGATGAAACAGCAGGAAGTATTGGGTGGTTTCGATAAGACCAATTACGTATCGGAACGGGTATTCGTTACGGCCCGCGATGGCGTCGACGTTCCAGTTTCGCTAGTGTATCGGAAAGGTACACCCAAAGACGGTTCGGCTCCGTTGCTTCAGTATTCATACGGTTCCTACGGTTACTCGACCGACCCCGGCTTTAGTTCAACGCGTCTGAGTTTGCTCGACCGGGGCTTCATCTTCGCCATTGCCCATATCCGGGGTGGGCAGGAAATGGGCCGACGGTGGTACGAAGACGGTAAGATGCTTAAGAAGAAAAATACGTTCAACGACTTCGTGGACGTGTCAGAATACCTGATCAAAAATAAATACACCAGTGCGGCTACGTTGTTCGCGATGGGCGGCAGTGCGGGCGGCTTGCTGATGGGTGCCATCGTCAACCAAGCTCCGCAACTTTACCGGGGTGTTGTGGCGGCTGTACCCTTTGTGGACGTTGTAACGACAATGCTCGACGAAAGTATTCCGCTGACCACGGGCGAATTTGAAGAATGGGGCAACCCTAAGCAGCAACCCTATTACGAATACATGCTGTCCTATTCACCCTACGACAACGTAGAGAAAAAGGCGTATCCCAACATGCTCGTCACCACGGGTCTACACGACTCGCAGGTACAATATTGGGAGCCAGCCAAGTGGGTCGCTAAGCTCCGGGCCATGAAAACCGATACCAATCAGCTTCTGCTCCATACGAACATGGAAGCGGGTCACGGTGGCGCATCGGGGCGGTTCCAGGCGCTCAAAGAAATCGCACTTGAATATGCCTTCATCCTGAATCTGGTTGACCAGCGGCAGTAA
- a CDS encoding DUF3431 domain-containing protein, with protein MFALKTSPAAVCTFELVVARYTENLNWLRNLPAGIRIIVYDKSPDGSAGPLAIPLPNIGREAHTYLHHIVSRYNSLAEWTVFCQGKPFDHAYDFKKTMKAFAENHAAAGDPVQDPFRWLGHLIDTDDNQGARLFRPWSKNEDGRGLDLLGFHRALFGTDGPDLYTFVLGAQFVVHRDAIRLQPLPVYERALAVSITFPDAAHCFERSWDRVFGLVGIDADWLAGRQTVYLKPMKHQLPDESQRSL; from the coding sequence GTGTTCGCTCTGAAAACTTCGCCTGCCGCCGTGTGTACGTTTGAACTCGTCGTTGCCCGCTATACAGAAAACCTGAACTGGCTCCGTAATCTGCCCGCCGGAATCCGCATAATCGTCTACGATAAGAGTCCGGATGGTTCAGCGGGGCCGCTGGCCATACCGCTCCCCAATATTGGTCGCGAAGCGCATACGTATCTGCATCACATCGTTAGTCGGTACAATTCGCTGGCGGAGTGGACCGTATTCTGTCAGGGAAAACCGTTCGATCACGCCTATGATTTCAAAAAAACGATGAAGGCATTCGCCGAAAACCACGCTGCGGCTGGCGATCCGGTACAGGATCCGTTTCGCTGGCTAGGCCACCTGATCGACACCGACGATAACCAGGGCGCACGGCTTTTTCGTCCGTGGAGCAAAAACGAGGATGGGCGGGGTCTTGATCTGCTCGGCTTTCATCGGGCGCTGTTCGGTACGGACGGGCCAGACCTCTACACGTTCGTGCTGGGTGCCCAGTTCGTTGTTCATCGCGATGCCATTCGGCTGCAACCCCTTCCTGTTTACGAACGGGCCTTGGCGGTTTCGATCACATTCCCCGATGCAGCTCACTGCTTCGAACGGAGCTGGGATCGTGTTTTCGGCCTGGTCGGTATCGACGCGGACTGGCTGGCCGGACGGCAGACGGTTTACCTGAAACCAATGAAGCACCAGCTTCCTGACGAGTCGCAACGGAGTTTATGA
- a CDS encoding M20/M25/M40 family metallo-hydrolase encodes MHRIFYVPRFRHGLFFVGLAGCLTAFYSNTISLEKAFLRINEEVMQHSRAYETLSNASQQVGHRLTGSPNGTRAETYAFDLLSSYGFKEIRYEPFEVEAWTRDTVTLSVVPDRSDNFREISVVSLAHSPVDAHVKGEIVDVGNGLEGDFAALKDKLKGKVALVNIGLAAPTKGARNLHRSEKTALAIQYGAIGVIMVNLVPGNVLLTGTASVTGKLIPIPSVCITHESGQALRAWMQEEASPLHALIDMSNTSRKIRARNVIATLKGSKYPDEKIIVGGHLDSWDLATGAIDNGIGSFAIMDIARTFKALKLKPKRTIEFVLFMGEEQGLLGSRAMVENLKKSGKLDNVRYMLNLDMTNDPTGLNAFGRSDMVAFLNSVGETIKRTEPAFANNMQNQAGLHSDHQPFMLEGVPVVGMNGHLAREVLDCYHANCDRMNLVNADQLKNTVRYSTMLLYALADADDIPTRRQNDTQTRDYLVAQGLRTPLQIANEWRWKE; translated from the coding sequence ATGCACCGAATCTTTTACGTGCCCCGCTTCCGTCACGGCCTGTTTTTTGTTGGCCTTGCCGGTTGCCTGACCGCCTTCTATTCGAATACGATTTCCCTCGAAAAAGCTTTTCTTCGAATCAATGAAGAAGTGATGCAACACAGTCGAGCTTACGAAACGCTATCCAACGCAAGCCAGCAGGTAGGCCACCGCCTGACGGGAAGCCCGAACGGTACCCGCGCCGAAACGTATGCCTTTGATTTATTATCCTCGTATGGTTTCAAAGAGATTCGTTACGAACCGTTTGAAGTTGAAGCGTGGACGCGCGATACGGTTACGTTATCGGTCGTGCCCGATCGGAGCGACAATTTCCGGGAAATAAGCGTCGTCTCGCTGGCGCATTCACCCGTTGATGCGCACGTAAAAGGCGAAATCGTTGACGTTGGCAATGGGTTGGAAGGCGATTTTGCCGCGTTGAAAGATAAACTGAAAGGTAAAGTTGCCTTGGTGAACATCGGCCTGGCAGCCCCGACCAAGGGTGCCCGTAATCTGCACCGCTCCGAGAAAACCGCGCTAGCCATTCAATACGGGGCAATCGGCGTCATCATGGTCAACCTTGTGCCGGGTAATGTGCTGCTGACCGGAACGGCATCGGTTACGGGTAAGCTAATCCCGATCCCATCCGTTTGTATCACGCACGAAAGTGGGCAGGCACTGCGGGCGTGGATGCAGGAAGAAGCTAGTCCGCTTCATGCCCTGATCGACATGAGCAATACGAGCCGGAAAATTCGGGCCCGCAACGTGATTGCAACGCTCAAAGGGTCGAAGTACCCCGACGAAAAAATTATTGTCGGCGGCCACCTGGATTCGTGGGATCTGGCCACCGGTGCGATCGATAACGGAATCGGTTCGTTCGCCATCATGGACATTGCCCGGACGTTCAAGGCGCTGAAACTGAAACCCAAACGGACCATCGAATTCGTACTCTTTATGGGCGAAGAACAGGGCCTGCTTGGTTCACGGGCGATGGTTGAAAACCTGAAAAAAAGCGGCAAACTGGATAACGTTCGGTACATGCTGAATCTGGATATGACGAATGATCCGACGGGGTTGAACGCCTTTGGCCGATCCGATATGGTTGCGTTTCTGAACAGCGTTGGCGAAACGATCAAACGGACTGAACCTGCCTTTGCCAACAACATGCAGAATCAGGCTGGATTGCACTCTGATCATCAACCCTTCATGCTCGAAGGTGTTCCGGTGGTCGGTATGAACGGTCACCTGGCCCGCGAAGTGCTGGACTGCTATCATGCCAACTGCGACCGGATGAATCTCGTCAATGCGGACCAGCTCAAGAATACGGTTCGTTACTCGACCATGTTACTCTACGCCCTTGCCGACGCCGACGATATTCCGACCCGTCGACAGAATGATACGCAAACGCGCGATTATCTGGTCGCCCAGGGATTACGAACGCCTTTGCAGATTGCCAACGAATGGCGCTGGAAAGAATAA
- a CDS encoding FtsL-like putative cell division protein, translating to MAKNTFREPERVAKQKKVRRRLRLATWLNDFIGLDRLFGEDNAWPIRHIDRILWVTFLLVLYIGLNHNAERLVRRIQRTKTQVDELRSQYTVLQANFMKSGKQSELSKRVAVLGLTDSQNPPHKIIVKTNEH from the coding sequence ATGGCCAAGAATACATTTCGGGAACCCGAACGGGTTGCCAAACAGAAAAAGGTACGGCGTCGGCTCCGGTTAGCGACGTGGCTCAATGATTTTATTGGTCTGGACCGGCTCTTTGGCGAAGACAACGCCTGGCCGATTCGCCACATCGACCGGATTCTGTGGGTCACCTTTCTGCTTGTCCTCTACATTGGTCTTAACCATAACGCCGAACGGCTCGTCCGTCGAATTCAACGAACGAAAACACAGGTGGATGAGCTACGCTCACAGTACACCGTTCTACAAGCCAACTTCATGAAAAGTGGAAAGCAGTCTGAACTGAGTAAGCGGGTCGCCGTGCTTGGTTTGACCGATAGTCAGAACCCACCTCATAAAATTATTGTCAAGACCAATGAACATTAA
- a CDS encoding penicillin-binding protein: protein MNIKQDIIQRANHVYYVVIFLALSVIVRLVYVQYFQTFKGKFWRERVAATLIQRDTIRAMRGNIYATDGSLLATSLPTYVVGLDPMVAKDDYFEKKKDSLGLLLSKIYGDHPPHYYTKLVVEARADSQRYVLLNHRRVTFEERQMMRKWPFFRSSAKVSARGGVLRPYYERYHPFDHMAERTIGNLDARTGRGLIGLEASFQSALAGKNAVGLVEVLSGGVRKPVDDGPDMKPESGMDLYTTIDVNYQDMAETALRSALEKYNAAKGCVVVMEVATGEIRAMANLTKQGDHYSENFNHALAGRTDPGSTFKLATMMALLEDKAISLEQLVATGGGSTTYKGLAIHDASRHGKGTITAREVFEKSSNVGTHLLMKSHFYSRAERYCDYLRRFHLTKETGIHMKGEAVPVVRNPDMKGWSKVSLTSMCYGYEMQITPLQMLTFYNAVANDGRWVRPMIVKQIKLANEIIEDNAPYVLSEPICSPQTARKAQELLRGVVEHGTAKHINNPNYAIAGKTGTAQKIINGRYQVGKYYTSFIGYFPADKPKYSMITVVDTPQGDNIDLLYAGAVAAPVFKEVADRIVAYDIGMHAPIRARASQPRSTTGMLAGSTDDLHTISTALNIKNEPNTAGWVESTPNGRWKSRQTTPDHVPDVRGLTLRDAVYLLENRGFRVTVEGRGKVKEQSITPGTGASELGTKMITLKMG from the coding sequence ATGAACATTAAACAGGATATCATTCAGCGGGCCAACCATGTCTATTATGTGGTTATTTTCCTGGCGTTGAGCGTCATCGTCCGGCTCGTTTATGTCCAGTATTTTCAGACATTCAAAGGAAAATTCTGGCGGGAGCGGGTAGCGGCTACACTTATCCAGCGCGATACCATCCGGGCGATGCGGGGCAACATTTATGCCACGGACGGTAGCTTGCTGGCAACCTCGCTGCCTACCTATGTCGTTGGCCTCGACCCAATGGTTGCGAAGGACGATTATTTCGAGAAGAAAAAAGATTCGCTGGGTCTGTTACTGTCGAAAATTTATGGCGATCACCCGCCCCACTACTATACGAAACTTGTTGTCGAGGCCCGCGCAGATTCTCAGCGGTACGTGTTGCTGAACCACCGTCGTGTTACGTTTGAGGAGCGTCAGATGATGCGCAAATGGCCGTTCTTTCGATCATCGGCGAAGGTATCTGCCCGGGGCGGGGTGCTACGTCCCTACTACGAACGATACCATCCGTTTGATCACATGGCGGAACGAACCATCGGTAACCTTGACGCAAGAACGGGGCGGGGCCTGATCGGCCTGGAAGCTAGTTTTCAGTCAGCACTAGCGGGTAAAAATGCCGTTGGACTGGTGGAAGTGCTGTCGGGGGGTGTTCGTAAACCCGTCGATGACGGACCCGACATGAAACCCGAATCGGGGATGGATCTGTATACGACCATCGATGTCAATTATCAGGATATGGCCGAAACGGCGCTACGCTCGGCCCTCGAAAAATACAATGCGGCTAAGGGCTGTGTGGTTGTGATGGAAGTGGCTACTGGCGAAATCCGGGCGATGGCTAACCTGACCAAACAGGGCGATCACTATTCCGAGAATTTCAATCACGCGCTGGCAGGCCGTACCGATCCCGGTTCGACGTTTAAATTAGCGACGATGATGGCTCTGCTCGAAGATAAAGCCATTTCGCTGGAACAGCTTGTGGCGACAGGTGGCGGTTCAACTACGTACAAGGGCCTGGCGATTCACGATGCTTCCCGGCATGGAAAAGGAACGATTACGGCCCGGGAGGTTTTCGAAAAGTCTTCAAACGTGGGTACCCACCTTCTGATGAAAAGCCACTTCTATAGCCGGGCCGAACGCTACTGCGATTACCTGCGTCGGTTCCATCTGACCAAGGAAACGGGTATTCACATGAAAGGGGAGGCTGTTCCGGTTGTTCGCAATCCTGATATGAAAGGTTGGAGTAAAGTGTCGCTCACGTCGATGTGTTACGGCTACGAGATGCAGATTACACCGCTTCAGATGCTGACGTTCTATAATGCCGTAGCCAACGACGGGCGTTGGGTACGTCCAATGATCGTGAAGCAGATCAAGCTGGCCAATGAGATCATTGAAGACAATGCGCCCTATGTACTTTCGGAACCAATCTGTTCACCACAAACCGCTCGCAAGGCGCAGGAACTGCTGCGGGGCGTGGTGGAGCATGGGACGGCCAAGCATATCAACAACCCGAATTATGCCATAGCCGGGAAAACGGGAACGGCGCAGAAGATCATCAATGGCCGCTATCAGGTCGGTAAATACTACACCTCGTTCATCGGCTATTTTCCTGCTGACAAGCCAAAATACAGCATGATCACGGTTGTCGACACACCCCAGGGCGACAATATAGACTTGCTTTATGCTGGTGCCGTAGCGGCTCCGGTGTTCAAAGAGGTGGCCGACCGGATTGTTGCCTACGATATTGGGATGCATGCACCAATTCGGGCGCGCGCGTCGCAACCTCGTTCAACGACGGGTATGCTGGCCGGGAGTACCGATGATCTGCACACGATCAGTACCGCTCTCAATATCAAAAACGAACCGAACACCGCAGGGTGGGTCGAGTCCACACCGAATGGTCGCTGGAAATCGCGTCAAACAACACCCGATCATGTTCCCGATGTGCGTGGTCTGACATTGCGCGATGCCGTATACCTGCTGGAAAATCGCGGATTCAGGGTTACGGTTGAGGGGCGCGGAAAAGTGAAAGAGCAATCCATCACACCCGGAACGGGAGCTAGTGAACTCGGGACAAAGATGATTACGCTGAAGATGGGTTGA
- a CDS encoding UDP-N-acetylmuramoyl-L-alanyl-D-glutamate--2,6-diaminopimelate ligase, with translation MQLKDLLYKIPLLATSGGMDTDITDLTMDSRKVGPGSLFVAVRGTVSDGHKFIATAIRQGASAILCEEFPDEPDPSVAYVRVLDSARTIGLVAANFYQQPSQKVKLIGVTGTNGKTSVATLLFRLFRGLGYRCGLLSTVQNQIDDQIIPATHTTPDAITTNRLLTQMLTHGCTHVFMEVSSHAVVQERIAGLTFAGGIFTNITHDHLDFHGTFDNYIRAKKGFFDQLPATAFALTNVDDKRGLVMLQNTAARKETYSLQTLATFKGKVIADSLFGLNMLVDDKEVWFKLIGRFNAYNVLSVYGAAVLLGEDPAEILTLLSGVTPPPGRFEQVVSNDKIVGIVDYAHTPDALQNVLETINAIRQDDEQGRFPQIITVVGCGGNRDAAKRPIMADIACRFSNRVILTSDNPRNEDPMTILEQMQAGVSPVDIKKTTTIEDRHEAIKRAVSLALPHDIILVAGKGHETYQDIKGVKYDFDDRAVLRETFSERGNQ, from the coding sequence ATGCAGTTAAAAGACCTTCTCTATAAAATTCCTCTGCTGGCCACATCTGGCGGCATGGACACCGATATTACGGACCTGACTATGGACTCCCGAAAGGTGGGTCCAGGCAGTCTGTTTGTGGCCGTGCGCGGAACCGTTAGCGACGGGCACAAGTTTATCGCAACGGCCATTCGTCAGGGGGCTTCGGCTATTCTGTGCGAAGAATTTCCCGACGAGCCCGATCCTTCTGTTGCGTATGTACGCGTGCTGGATTCGGCACGTACGATAGGATTGGTGGCCGCTAATTTCTACCAGCAGCCCTCGCAAAAGGTCAAACTCATTGGCGTTACAGGTACCAACGGTAAAACGTCGGTTGCTACATTACTCTTTCGGTTATTCAGAGGGCTGGGTTATCGGTGTGGCCTCCTATCGACGGTTCAGAATCAGATCGACGACCAGATCATTCCAGCCACCCATACCACCCCCGATGCGATCACCACCAATCGGCTGCTGACGCAGATGCTGACGCACGGCTGCACGCATGTGTTCATGGAAGTCAGTTCCCATGCGGTTGTGCAGGAACGCATCGCCGGGTTGACCTTTGCCGGTGGGATTTTTACGAATATTACCCATGACCACCTGGATTTTCATGGGACGTTCGATAATTACATACGGGCCAAAAAAGGCTTTTTCGATCAGCTTCCAGCCACAGCCTTTGCGCTGACCAATGTCGATGATAAACGCGGTCTGGTCATGCTTCAGAATACGGCTGCCCGCAAGGAAACCTATTCGCTGCAAACCCTGGCGACCTTCAAAGGGAAAGTGATTGCCGACAGTCTGTTCGGCTTGAACATGCTGGTTGATGATAAAGAAGTCTGGTTTAAGCTCATTGGCCGATTCAACGCCTACAACGTGCTGAGCGTCTACGGAGCGGCAGTGCTGCTGGGGGAAGATCCCGCCGAAATTTTGACGCTGTTGTCGGGCGTCACACCGCCACCGGGTCGTTTCGAGCAGGTCGTTTCGAATGATAAAATTGTCGGTATTGTCGACTATGCCCATACGCCCGATGCGCTGCAAAACGTGCTCGAAACTATCAATGCTATACGGCAGGACGATGAACAAGGACGGTTTCCGCAAATAATAACTGTTGTAGGTTGTGGTGGCAACCGGGATGCGGCCAAACGACCGATCATGGCTGATATTGCCTGCCGGTTCAGCAACCGCGTCATCCTGACATCGGACAACCCACGGAATGAAGACCCGATGACGATTCTGGAGCAGATGCAGGCGGGGGTATCACCGGTCGACATCAAAAAAACGACCACGATCGAAGACCGTCACGAAGCGATCAAACGGGCTGTCTCGCTGGCACTTCCGCACGATATTATTCTGGTAGCCGGAAAAGGGCACGAAACGTATCAGGACATTAAGGGCGTGAAATACGATTTCGACGACCGCGCCGTGTTGCGGGAGACTTTCTCAGAACGCGGAAATCAGTAA